A window from Gossypium raimondii isolate GPD5lz chromosome 7, ASM2569854v1, whole genome shotgun sequence encodes these proteins:
- the LOC105804465 gene encoding kirola has translation MAQLKKMDCQIVIKTPAEKFYNTFRIKSHLIPKMSNGLMIDGKLLQGDWNTVGCVRLWSYVSEGKSEMVKEILENVDDENKTMVFKMVEGQILNYYKSWRSIFNITPMGEGSLVKWTMEFEKQNENIPDPDKYISYMMCLTKNIDAYLLDA, from the exons ATGGCTCAACTTAAGAAGATGGATTGCCAAATAGTGATCAAGACACCAGCTGAGAAGTTCTACAATACATTCAGGATCAAATCCCATTTGATACCAAAGATGTCCAACGGATTAATGATAGATGGCAAACTTCTTCAAGGTGATTGGAATACTGTCGGCTGCGTCAGGCTTTGGTCTTATGTTTCCGAAG GTAAGTCTGAAATGGTTAAAGAGATACTTGAGAACGTTGACGACGAAAACAAGACAATGGTTTTCAAAATGGTGGAGGGTCAAATCTTGAACTATTATAAGAGTTGGAGGAGCATCTTTAACATCACGCCCATGGGTGAGGGGAGCTTGGTGAAATGGACTATGGAATTCGAAAAGCAAAACGAGAACATCCCTGATCCAGACAAGTACATCAGCTACATGATGTGCTTGACCAAGAATATCGATGCTTATCTTCTTGATGCCTAA
- the LOC105804396 gene encoding protein EARLY FLOWERING 3 — MKRGKDDEKNMEPMFPRLHVNDTEKGGPRAPPRNKMALYEQLSIPSQRFNPGLLPLNTSNSSSLVPPTSSSQGSCLQNRLFPSRVSNSASTNQAEKIHTRQHGGASVNAPMARLEPRKKVGDEDDFLVPVFVNSETGLQHCKNKEGFDGEKVCNVRDNDTNRCSSSGVGSRKEVRNQSEGSFQVCSSRERSIKPAANSSTRETIDGYAKEDNVSPDQYCEEIPASRLSGSREIDACLVEKLRADRQPVDNGCADDASLMKENGEGTLSRKRSLSYSEGNRSVPDETNNDSECHEDKTCGSLQWANGDKSDDVSETSAVDIVSGLDISADDVVGIIGQKRFWKARRAIVNQQRVFAVQVFELHRLIKVQRLIAGSPHILLEDAAYLSKPSFKDSPVKKLPQELIVKPVPQNNRKDDAEKISCKMECSAENAVGRTSLSSVKNGSQPSNNGPFLGNSPLSPANGDNKMNPWCFNQMLGHQWLVPVMSPSEGLIYKPYPGPGFMESACGGCGPFGQNPMTGNFMTSAYGVPTPHQGLGALPGTPLGGHSYFPPYGMPVMNPAFSGSAMEQMTQFAGVGSHAQSVQLSGSGANFNMQQQSSSNLPNEKNGAIPPVTKYQASKDAEQQRCNASSPSERTEKDGTRSTSEGKNTPSLLPTAPANLEGALKPRETDQRTRVIRVVPHNPRSATESAARIFQSIQKERKQRD, encoded by the exons ATGAAAAGAGGGAAAGATGATGAGAAGAATATGGAGCCTATGTTCCCTAGGCTTCATGTTAATGATACAGAAAAAGGAGGGCCGAGGGCTCCGCCAAGGAATAAGATGGCCCTTTATGAGCAGCTGAGTATTCCCTCACAGAGGTTTAACCCTGGCCTCTTGCCTCTTAACACAAGTAATTCAAGCAGTTTGGTTCCTCCTACTTCCTCAAGCCAG GGAAGTTGCCTTCAAAATAGGCTTTTTCCTTCTCGTGTATCGAATTCGGCATCTACTAATCAAGCTGAGAAGATTCATACACGACAGCATGGAGGAGCAAGTGTAAATGCTCCAATGGCACGCCTTGAACCAAGAAAGAAGGTTGGAGATGAAGATGATTTCTTGGTTCCTGTTTTTGTTAATTCAGAGACAGGTCTGCAACATTGCAAAAATAAGGAAGGGTTTGATGGGGAAAAAGTCTGTAATGTTCGTGATAATGATACAAATCGATGTAGCTCTTCTGGTGTCGGTTCAAGAAAGGAGGTAAGAAATCAGAGTGAAGGGAGCTTTCAAGTGTGCTCAAGTAGGGAGCGCTCAATAAAACCTGCTGCAAATTCATCAACTAGAGAAACGATTGATGGATATGCCAAAGAGGACAATGTGTCCCCTGATCAATATTGTGAAGAGATTCCAGCATCTAGATTAAGTGGTTCACGTGAAATTGATGCTTGCTTGGTAGAAAAGTTGAGAGCTGACCGACAACCAGTTGATAATGGATGTGCTGATGATGCTTCCTTGATGAAAGAAAATGGTGAGGGAACCCTTTCCCGGAAGAGAAGTCTGTCTTATTCAGAGGGGAATCGCAGTGTTCCTGATGAAACTAATAATGACAGTGAATGCCATGAAGACAAGACTTGTGGCTCACTGCAGTGGGCAAATGGAGATAAAAGCGATGATGTCTCTGAGACCTCTGCGGTGGATATTGTATCAGGCTTGGATATCTCTGCTGATGACGTGGTGGGAATAATAGGTCAGAAGCGTTTCTGGAAAGCAAGAAGAGCTATTGTTAA TCAACAAAGAGTATTTGCTGTACAAGTGTTTGAGTTACATAGGCTGATTAAG GTTCAGAGATTAATTGCTGGATCACCACATATCTTGCTTGAGGATGCAGCATATCTGAGCAAACCTTCTTTCAAAGACTCTCCTGTAAAGAAGCTTCCTCAAGAGTTAATTGTAAAACCAGTGCCACAAAATAATCGCAAAGATGATGCTGAGAAGATAAGTTGTAAAATGGAATGTTCAGCAGAAAATGCGGTTGGTAGGACATCCCTCTCTTCTGTGAAAAATGGTAGTCAGCCTTCAAATAATGGGCCTTTCCTTGGAAATTCACCACTTTCTCCAGCTAATGGTGATAACAAAATGAACCCTTGGTGTTTCAATCAAATGCTCGGGCACCAGTGGCTGGTCCCTGTCATGTCCCCCTCTGAAGGACTGATATACAAGCCCTATCCGGGACCTGGATTCATGGAATCTGCTTGTGGAGGCTGTGGACCTTTTGGACAAAATCCAATGACCGGAAACTTCATGACATCAGCTTACGGAGTTCCAACTCCTCATCAAGGACTTGGGGCTCTACCAGGCACTCCTTTAGGCGGTCACTCTTACTTTCCTCCTTATGGTATGCCAGTCATGAACCCGGCATTCTCAGGGTCTGCCATGGAACAGATGACCCAATTTGCCGGAGTGGGGTCCCATGCCCAAAGTGTCCAGTTATCTGGAAGTGGAGCTAACTTCAACATGCAGCAACAAAGTTCATCTAATCTGCCGAACGAGAAGAATGGTGCTATTCCTCCTGTCACGAAGTATCAAGCATCTAAAGATGCTGAGCAACAACGATGTAATGCAAGCAGTCCTAGTGAGAGAACAGAGAAAGACGGGACCCGTAGCACCTCTGAAGGGAAAAATACACCTTCACTTCTCCCTACAGCTCCAGCCAATCTGGAGGGAGCCTTGAAGCCTCGCGAAACTGACCAGAGGACGAGAGTGATACGAGTTGTGCCTCATAATCCAAGGTCAGCCACTGAATCAGCGGCACGAATTTTCCAATCTATACAGAAAGAGAGAAAGCAACGGGACTAA
- the LOC105804272 gene encoding protein EARLY FLOWERING 3, translating to MKRGKDDEKNMEPMFPRLHVNDTEKGGPRAPPRNKMALYEQLSIPSQRFNPGLLPHNTSNSGSLVPPTSTSQGSSLQNMLFPSHVSHLTSTNQAEKIHTGQHGGASVNAPMARLEPRKKVRDEDDFLVPVFVNSETGLQHSKNKEGFDGGKARNVHDNDPNRCSSSGVGSRKEVRDQSEGSLQACSSRERSIKTAGGSSTRENIDGCAKEFNVSPDQGCGEIPASRLSGSHENDACLVEKLRAGRQPVDNGCTDDDVALVKVIGDGTLSRKRSLSNSERNHSVPDETSNDSECHEDRTYGSLQWANVDKSDDVSETSVVDTASGLEISPDDVVGIIGQKRFWKARRAIANQQRVFAVQVFELHRLIKVQRLIAGLPHLLLEDTAYLSKPSYKDSPGKKLPPELIVKPVPQNKLKDEAEKLSHKMECSAENAVGRTSLSSVKNGSQPSNNGPFLGNPPPSPANGDNKMNPWCFNQMLRHQWLVPVMSPSEGLIYKPYPGPGFMGSACGGCGPFGQNPMTGNFMTSAYGAQAPPHQGLGVLPGTPLVGHSYFPHHGMPVMNPAFSGSSMEQMNQFAGAGSHAQSGQLSGNGANFNMQQQSSSNLPSKKNVAIPPVVKFQASKDTEQQRCTASSPGERAEKNRTCNTAEGKNTPLILTAPANPQGALKPNETDQRTRVIRVVPHNPRSATESAARIFQSIQKERKRRD from the exons atgaagaGAGGAAAAGATGATGAGAAGAATATGGAGCCTATGTTCCCTAGGCTTCATGTTAATGATACAGAGAAAGGAGGGCCGAGGGCTCCTCCAAGGAATAAGATGGCCCTTTATGAACAGCTAAGTATTCCCTCACAGAGGTTTAACCCTGGCCTCTTGCCTCATAACACAAGTAATTCAGGCAGTTTGGTTCCTCCTACTTCCACAAGCCAG GGAAGTAGCCTTCAAAATATGCTTTTTCCATCTCATGTATCGCATTTGACATCTACTAATCAGGCTGAGAAGATTCATACAGGCCAGCATGGAGGAGCAAGTGTAAATGCTCCTATGGCACGCCTTGAACCGAGAAAGAAAGTTAGAGATGAAGATGATTTCTTGGTTCCTGTTTTTGTTAATTCAGAGACAGGTCTACAACATAGCAAAAATAAGGAAGGGTTTGATGGGGGAAAAGCCCGTAATGTTCATGATAATGATCCAAATCGGTGTAGCTCTTCTGGTGTCGGTTCAAGAAAGGAGGTAAGAGATCAGAGTGAAGGGAGCTTGCAAGCATGCTCAAGTAGGGAGCGTTCAATAAAAACTGCTGGAGGTTCATCAACTAGAGAAAACATTGATGGATGTGCCAAAGAGTTCAATGTGTCCCCTGATCAAGGTTGTGGAGAGATTCCAGCATCTAGATTAAGTGGATCGCATGAAAATGATGCTTGCTTGGTAGAAAAGTTGAGAGCTGGCAGACAACCGGTTGATAATGGATGTACTGATGATGATGTTGCCTTGGTGAAAGTGATTGGTGACGGAACTCTTTCTCGGAAGAGAAGCCTGTCTAATTCAGAGAGGAATCACAGTGTTCCTGATGAAACTAGTAATGACAGTGAATGCCATGAAGACAGGACTTATGGCTCACTGCAGTGGGCAAATGTAGATAAAAGCGATGATGTCTCTGAGACTTCTGTGGTGGATACTGCATCAGGCTTGGAAATCTCTCCTGATGACGTGGTGGGAATAATAGGTCAGAAGCGTTTCTGGAAAGCAAGAAGAGCGATTGCTAA TCAACAAAGAGTATTTGCTGTACAAGTGTTTGAGCTACATAGGCTGATTAAG GTTCAGAGATTAATTGCTGGATTGCCACATCTCTTGCTTGAGGATACTGCATATTTGAGCAAACCCTCTTACAAAGACTCTCCTGGGAAGAAGCTTCCACCAGAGTTAATTGTAAAACCAGTGCCCCAAAATAAGCTCAAAGATGAAGCTGAGAAGCTAAGTCATAAGATGGAATGTTCAGCAGAAAATGCTGTTGGTAGGACATCCCTCTCTTCTGTGAAAAATGGTAGTCAGCCTTCAAATAATGGGCCTTTCCTCGGAAATCCACCACCTTCACCAGCTAATGGTGATAACAAAATGAACCCTTGGTGTTTCAATCAAATGCTCAGGCACCAGTGGCTGGTCCCTGTCATGTCCCCCTCTGAAGGGCTGATATACAAGCCCTATCCAGGACCTGGATTCATGGGATCTGCTTGTGGAGGCTGTGGACCTTTTGGACAAAACCCAATGACTGGAAACTTCATGACATCAGCTTACGGAGCTCAAGCTCCTCCTCATCAAGGACTTGGGGTTCTACCTGGCACTCCTTTAGTCGGTCACTCTTACTTTCCTCATCATGGTATGCCAGTCATGAACCCAGCATTCTCAGGTTCTTCCATGGAACAGATGAACCAATTTGCTGGAGCAGGGTCCCATGCCCAAAGTGGCCAGTTATCTGGAAATGGAGCTAACTTTAACATGCAGCAACAAAGTTCATCTAATCTGCCGAGTAAGAAGAATGTTGCTATTCCTCCTGTTGTGAAGTTTCAGGCATCTAAAGACACCGAGCAACAAAGATGTACAGCAAGCAGTCCAGGTGAGAGAGCAGAGAAAAACAGGACCTGTAATACTGCTGAAGGAAAAAATACACCTCTTATCCTTACAGCTCCGGCCAATCCACAGGGAGCCTTGAAGCCTAACGAAACTGACCAGAGGACAAGGGTAATACGGGTTGTGCCTCATAATCCAAGATCAGCCACCGAATCAGCAGCACGTATTTTCCAATCTATACAAAAAGAGAGAAAGCGACGGGACTAA
- the LOC105804331 gene encoding uncharacterized protein LOC105804331, translating into MEKDALRINNSGIGNSINYSRDRNGGAGDGGLLRSSSDPAKQTASSSDFVLQWGNRKRLRCMKIQVKDDQSGPVNRTTVRVDRRVVRADKDSSNQPSNNNHGNGYFNLRQRPASPQAPPSQRVLRNSENSSAMRGQNNGGVRGFASPDRGAHDKRVGGNNHNNNNHHHHHHHHHHHHHHNNKSAASSDMTHDSKKGGSSSGSGEAAPPIVWPPKFVIALTNKEKEEDFMAIKGSKLPQRPKKRAKFIQRTLNLVSPGAWLCDLTLERYEVREKKISKKRPRGLKAMGNSNMESDSE; encoded by the exons ATGGAGAAGGACGCATTAAGGATCAATAACAGTGGTATTGGTAATAGCATCAACTACAGCAGAGATAGAAACGGAGGCGCAGGAGACGGCGGATTGTTAAGATCCAGCTCGGATCCGGCCAAGCAAACGGCGTCGTCTTCTGATTTCGTTTTGCAGTGGGGAAATCGGAAGCGTCTGAGGTGTATGAAGATACAAGTCAAAGACGATCAGTCCGGCCCGGTTAATCGAACAACGGTTCGAGTCGACCGCCGAGTCGTGAGGGCCGACAAAGACTCTTCGAATCAACCAAGCAATAATAATCACGGGAATGGATATTTTAACCTCCGTCAACGACCTGCTTCTCCTCAAGCTCCGCCATCTCAGCGCGTTCTCAG GAACTCTGAGAATTCCAGTGCTATGAGAGGCCAAAACAACGGTGGTGTAAGGGGATTTGCTTCGCCAGATAGGGGTGCGCACGATAAGAGAGTTGGTGGTAACAACCATAACAATAacaaccaccaccaccaccaccatcaccaccatcaccaccaccaccacaacAACAAATCAGCGGCATCTTCGGATATGACCCATGACAGCAAAAAAGGAGGCTCATCTTCAGGAAGCGGTGAGGCAGCTCCACCCATCGTTTGGCCACCAAAATTTGTGATTGCTTTAACTaataaagagaaagaagaagattTCATGGCCATTAAAGGATCTAAGCTGCCGCAGAGACCCAAAAAACGAGCGAAATTTATTCAACGTACCCTCAAC CTGGTAAGCCCGGGGGCATGGCTATGCGATTTAACACTTGAACGATACGAGGTCAGGGAGAAGAAGATCTCAAAGAAG AGACCAAGAGGTTTGAAGGCTATGGGTAATAGTAATATGGAATCGGACTCCGAATAA